One stretch of Podospora pseudoanserina strain CBS 124.78 chromosome 4, whole genome shotgun sequence DNA includes these proteins:
- a CDS encoding hypothetical protein (EggNog:ENOG503P9CS), giving the protein MPYQKASENGWRQSRFYEPDRDVPDKPWLMLAVARLGPDQQAPHYPLAAFTADCTSGTFLTSCAKALRYFSDPLNYLGTRAELSLAYDFYNQPGPPWPNEGPSRAGHPEFPFIATCLAIAVTREQTATNQNIGHWPLASVYHHFERALHRHMLVIDVSDPAKVRYGIYLHSSRLNRQVLWPDGSPSSRPLSVVDFITACAFVNERLYGGSVDEFTDEFKKASAITSRWKVMDVPTLHFGWPFKSSQKPLPPPSLRDQVFRTLVRGAAEMEDVDISVFEHVRAIPNFQNELRRYLIKHSANLGDHQPIAQLIALTVEGQEQLDLTPFNNLSANSISIVLGNRLSDTPIRAISLCTDTLKSSPSEVLEVLARFPTIQNLYFAKHPRQGDQLRSTELFVEMLKMPSSMTKKHILVADFLSTPLRSARHYGPIPIPSYQIPVDIFPVQHMFVRHQTYGLGRERFWPNYFPMGNLMLQPERFAAGFIQYILKSVQPGSTGVEASEKLFDFCSAPPALNGMNNDYQISQIPLESSAVPLRPGTSRRGEHVGDCWPLVRTLEPNSWIVLVSLHHNRITRDLESWTTRAHHATNWARYAFARMKPRVEVARPPVQLPTLDEIEVVGLREFLRITSPETDLGLVDVRLKELEEKAAIPRQQPLPSGVKRLSVMEREEAVGILRDFLNNVEMVKKNLWAFMKENDGELSSTWALAKEYGIVCG; this is encoded by the exons ATGCCGTACCAAAAAGCCTCTGAGAACGGCTGGCGCCAGTCCAGATTTTATGAGCCTGATCGAGATGTTCCAGATAAACCCTGGCTCATGCTTGCTGTGGCCAGACTTGGCCCAGACCAACAAGCACCACATTACCCTCTGGCTGCCTTCACTGCTGACTGCACCTCAGGCACCTTCTTGACAAGCTGTGCCAAAGCTCTCCGCTATTTTTCAGATCCTTTGAATTATCTTGGAACTCGGGCAGAGCTTTCTCTTGCCTACGACTTCTACAACCAGCCTGGACCGCCATGGCCGAACGAAGGACCGTCACGGGCTGGTCACCCAGAGTTCCCCTTCATTGCGACTTGTCTTGCTATCGCTGTCACCCGTGAACAAACGgccaccaaccaaaacatTGGGCATTGGCCTCTGGCAAGCGTCTACCACCACTTTGAGCGCGCCCTCCATCGTCACATGCTTGTGATCGATGTGTCGGACCCGGCCAAGGTTCGATACGGCATTTATCTTCATTCGTCCCGCCTAAACCGTCAAGTTCTCTGGCCAGATGGCTCTCCCTCGTCAAGACCGCTATCAGTTGTCGATTTTATCACTGCGTGCGCTTTCGTGAACGAACGTTTGTATGGAGGCTCCGTTGATGAGTTTACCGATGAGTTTAAAAAGGCATCAGCAATCACCTCTCGATGGAAAGTAATGGATGTGCCAACGTTGCATT TTGGGTGGCCTTTTAAGTCGTCCCAGAAACCCCTTCCGCCACCATCTCTCCGTGACCAAGTATTCAGAACATTGGTTCGTGGTGCtgccgagatggaggatgtggatATCTCTGTTTTTGAACACGTTCGGGCTATCCCCAACTTTCAGAATGAACTACGACGCTACTTGATCAAACATTCTGCGAATTTGGGCGACCATCAACCCATCGCGCAACTCATTGCCCTGACAGTAGAAGGACAGGAGCAACTCGACCTAACACCTTTCAACAATCTCTCGGCCAACTCTATTTCAATTGTACTGGGTAATCGGTTGTCAGACACCCCCATTAGAGCCATCAGTCTTTGTACCGATACACTCAAAAGCAGCCCATCGGAAGTTCTTGAGGTCCTGGCACGCTTTCCAACCATACAGAATCTGTATTTTGCTAAACACCCACGCCAAGGAGACCAACTGCGCAGCACCGAGCTTTTCGTCGAGATGCTTAAAATGCCGTCTTCTATGACCAAAAAGCATATCCTAGTCGCAGACTTTCTGTCAACACCATTGCGATCGGCACGACACTACGGACCCATTCCCATACCTAGCTACCAGATTCCTGTCGACATATTCCCAGTCCAGCACATGTTTGTCAGACACCAGACGTACGGACTAGGCCGGGAACGCTTTTGGCCAAACTACTTCCCCATGGGCAACTTGATGCTTCAACCAGAGCGGTTCGCAGCCGGCTTCATCCAGTACATTCTGAAATCAGTACAACCCGGTTCCACCGGGGTCGAGGCCTCTGAAAAGCTTTTTGATTTCTGCTCCGCACCCCCAGCACTGAACGGCATGAACAATGACTACCAAATCAGCCAAATCCCGCTGGAGAGCTCCGCAGTGCCGCTCCGTCCCGGAACTAGCCGGAGGGGCGAACACGTCGGTGACTGCTGGCCACTTGTGCGCACCCTCGAGCCCAACAGCTGGATTGTTTTGGTCTCACTACACCACAACCGCATCACGAGAGATCTGGAGAGCTGGACGACGCGTGCTCACCACGCTACCAACTGGGCGAGGTATGCGTTTGCCCGGATGAAACCGCGCGTCGAGGTGGCCCGACCGCCGGTGCAGCTGCCTACTCTTGACGAAATCGAGGTGGTCGGCTTGAGGGAATTTCTGCGCATCACATCTCCAGAAACCGACCTAGGTCTTGTGGATGTGAGACTGAAAGAGTtagaggagaaggcggctATTCCACGACAGCAGCCTTTGCCGAGTGGAGTGAAGAGGCTGTCTGTTATGGAGCgtgaggaggcggtgggtATCTTGAGGGACTTTTTGAATAACGTCgagatggtgaagaagaatcTCTGGGCTTTTATGAAGGAGAATGATGGTGAGTTGTCCTCCACCTGGGCTTTGGCAAAGGAATATGGGATTGTGTGTGGTTGA
- the TYS1 gene encoding Tyrosine--tRNA ligase cytoplasmic (EggNog:ENOG503NUQ1; COG:J), with protein sequence MRDRPRRSSFAPPKLESTVVLDLWNTLSLRHLFNPLTFLVLSAHTRGQGRDEGRNRKLVVTMAADNSNAEQRFALIKENLAEFLNEEIIKKVVDEGGHPKIYWGTATTGRPHCGYLVPAIKMAQFLAAGCELTVLLADIHGFLDNLKAPLELVMHRAEFYRYTISTLLGAVGVSTEKLKIVLGSSYQKSAEYVMDVYKMASIISEHDAKKAGAEIVKQTDNAPLSGLLYPILQVLDEQYLDVDAQFGGVDQRKLFIAAKEWLPKLGYKERAHLMNPMVPGLHGGKMSSSDPDSKIDLLDSPETVAKKIKKAHAAPQVTEDNGLLAFIEYVLLPASGLRGKKEFKVERERDGLETLVYEDIEKIREDYKNDILTPQLIKPAITRDLNALLAPIQEAFKNNKEWQEIAEKAYPPPPKKEKKVKNKGTRYPGGGKPEEKALPVRTNGDAPAEATEAAPSAQ encoded by the exons ATGCGCGACCGGCCGAGACGGTCTTCTTTTGCCCCACCAAAACTTGAGTCAACGGTGGTTCTCGATCTCTGGAACACGCTTTCCCTTCGACACCTTTTCAACCCATTGACTTTTCTTGTCCTTTCTGCGCATACTCGAGGACAGGGACGGGACGAAGGAAGGAACAGAAAACTAGTAGTGACAATGGCGgccgacaacagcaacgcgGAACAGAGGTTCGCTCTCATCAAGGAGAACCTGGCCGAGTTCCTCAATGAGgagatcatcaagaaggttgttgatgaagggggCCATCCCAAGATTTACTGGG GCACGGCAACCACGGGCCGCCCTCACTGCGGCTACCTCGTCCCCGCCATCAAGATGGCCCAGttcctcgccgccggctGCGAGCTGACGGTCCTCCTCGCCGACATCCACGGcttcctcgacaacctcaaggccCCCCTCGAGCTGGTAATGCACCGCGCTGAGTTTTACCGCtacaccatctccaccctcctcggcgccgtcGGCGTCTCgaccgagaagctcaagattGTGCTCGGGTCGTCGTACCAAAAGTCGGCCGAGTACGTCATGGATGTGTACAAGATGGCCTCGATCATTTCGGAGCATGACGCGAAAAAGGCGGGCGCGGAGATTGTCAAGCAGACGGATAACGCGCCGCTGAGTGGGCTGCTGTACCCGATTTTGCAGGTGCTGGATGAGCAGTATCTTGATGTGGATGCGCAGTTTGGTGGGGTCGATCAGAGAAAGTTGTTTATTGCTGCGAAGGAGTGGTTGCCCAAGTTGGGTTACAAGGAGAGGGCGCATTTGATGAACCCGATGGTGCCTGGTTTGCATGGGGGGAAGATGAGCTCGAGTGATCCGGATAGCAAGATTGACTTGTTGGACTCGCCAGAGACGGTGGCtaagaagatcaagaaggcgcATGCGGCGCCGCAGGTGACGGAGGATAATGGGTTGTTGGCTTTTATTGAGTatgtgctgctgccggcgagcgggttgagggggaagaaggagttcaaggtggagagggagagggatgggttggagaCGTTGGTTTATGAGGATATTGAGAAGATTAGGGAGGATTACAAGAATGATATC TTGACGCCACAATTGATCAAGCCTGCGATCACAAGAGACTTGAACGCTCTTTTGGCACCTATCCAGGAGGCgttcaagaacaacaaggAGTGGCAGGAGATTGCCGAGAAGGcctaccctcctccacctaagaaggagaagaaggtcaagaacAAGGGGACACGCTACCCCGGCGGTGGCAAGCCTGAGGAGAAGGCGTTGCCAGTGAGGACAAACGGTGATGCGCCTGCGGAAGCTACGGAGGCTGCTCCATCTGCTCAATAG
- the RPL18A gene encoding 60S ribosomal protein L18A (COG:J; EggNog:ENOG503NXGM) yields the protein MGIDLRKHHERSTHRKAPKSDNVYLKLLVKLYRFLARRTDAPFNKVVLRRLFMSRINRPPVSLSRIAANLKNGNDKKTIVVVGTVTDDNRLLTVPKTTIAALRFTATARARITAAGGQAITLDQLALEKPTGANTLLLRGPKNSREAFKHFGFGPHKHKKPYVASKGRKFERARGRRRSRGFKV from the exons ATGG GTATCGATCTCCGCAAGCACCACGAGCGGTCCACGCACCGCAAGGCCCCCAAGAGCGACAATGTCTACCTCAAGCTCTTGGTGAAGCTCTACCGCTTCTTGGCTC GCCGCACTGATGCCCCCTTCAACAAGGTCGTCCTCCGCCGCCTGTTCATGTCCCGCATCAACCGcccccccgtctccctctcGCGCATTGCGGCCAACCTTAAGAACGGCAACGACAAGAAGACcatcgttgttgttggtacCGTCACTGACGACAACCGTCTCTTGACCGTCCCCAAGACCACCATTGCCGCTCTCCGcttcaccgccaccgcccgTGCCCGCATCACTGCTGCCGGCGGCCAGGCCATTACCCTTGACCAGCTGGCTCTGGAGAAGCCCACCGGtgccaacaccctcctcctccgcggCCCCAAGAACTCCCGTGAGGCCTTCAAGCACTTCGGCTTCGGTCCCCACAAGCACAAG AAGCCCTACGTCGCTTCCAAGGGCCGCAAGTTCGAGCGTGCCCGTGGTCGCAGAAGATCTCGTGGCTTCAAGGTCTAA
- a CDS encoding hypothetical protein (EggNog:ENOG503PMW8; COG:S) has protein sequence MAPAEIGPHITDTYRLRLVTAGHFRPQRASSHQQIHHITWPKNIRISTNHRSTRLTLIMPDPDDGSPSVESPSPAPVPNDNATTTTTTTPRVASPKGPRRRAPNRTVDGGPPACVKCHGFKMRCIRQPDQKDCNRCINAKIECVPREPGSVGRPRLPRPPGWKRSHYKKGRRLGDQLVQSTSQAAEDLDPESSSPSYSTEATPPEPTSPAKSSAPARYGGPIIGLAGYNALLPNFDDLPHDSPASAANARGSIYTESTFRAPQQPQPPLHPLFRSTQTPPEPQPSPQPRQQQPTAYAPADQDPIEQLTRLQLQIYQHHTLAKKNEPSIRKDGNKPTGTEPLDTSWINPLFQSASLFYTILSSFAASPPDTATFLMIISIYTRLLQTFDLLADCIQRYIWWHGICGSPMVQDDKDFISGLSDSVVVTIGGVEVPRSVKGSKVALIDTTRAAHYLTFGLMGKIWGVLDGWVGGEDMVVKKGAMEGVGRLEEKVRENFVRTRWRKMPE, from the coding sequence ATGGCACCAGCTGAAATCGGCCCGCATATTACGGATACCTATCGCTTACGGCTAGTGACAGCCGGACATTTCCGCCCACAGCGGGCAAGCAGTCATCAACAAATCCACCATATCACATGGCCAAAAAACATCCGGATAAGCACAAATCACCGAAGTACAcgcctcaccctcatcatgCCCGATCCTGATGATGGCAGCCCCTCAGTGGAAAGCCCATCACCGGCACCCGTCCCAAATGACAAcgcgacaacaacaaccacaacaacccccaggGTCGCGTCGCCAAAGGGCCCGAGGAGACGTGCTCCAAACCGAACAGTTGACGGTGGTCCACCCGCCTGTGTCAAGTGTCATGGATTCAAGATGCGCTGCATCCGCCAACCAGATCAAAAAGATTGCAACCGATGTATCAATGCCAAAATTGAGTGTGTTCCCCGCGAGCCTGGCTCGGTAGGAAGGCCACGACTGCCTCGGCCGCCcgggtggaagaggagtcACTACAAAAAAGGCCGGCGACTTGGCGATCAACTTGTGCAATCAACCTCACAAGCGGCTGAAGACCTTGATCCAGAATCATCCTCACCTTCATATTCAACCGAGGCCACACCCCCAGAACCAACAAGCCCAGCCAAGAGCTCAGCACCAGCTCGATATGGTGGTCCTATCATCGGACTAGCAGGCTACAACGCTCTCTTGCCCAACTTTGACGACCTCCCCCATGACAGCCCGGCCTCTGCCGCCAACGCTCGTGGGAGTATCTACACAGAAAGCACCTTCAGAgcccctcaacaaccacaaccgccgCTTCACCCATTGTTCCGTTCAACTCAGACCCCTCCtgaaccccaaccctcacctcaacctcgacaacaacaacctacCGCTTACGCACCAGCAGACCAAGACCCAATAGAACAACTCACCCGCCTCCAGCTACAAATttaccaacaccacaccctAGCCAAGAAGAACGAGCCCTCCATAAGAAAAGACGGCAACAAACCAACCGGCACTGAACCACTCGACACATCCTGGATCAACCCCCTCTTTCAATCAGCCTCCCTTTTCTACACCATCCTCTCTTCCTTTGCCGCATCTCCGCCTGATACAGcaaccttcttgatgatAATCTCAATCTACACCCGCCTCTTGCAAACGTTTGACCTTTTGGCGGATTGTATACAACGCTACATATGGTGGCACGGCATCTGTGGCTCGCCTATGGTGCAAGATGACAAGGATTTTATCAGCGGGCTGAGCGATTCGGTGGTTGTTACGAtagggggggtggaggtgccgcGGAGTGTGAAGGGGAGCAAGGTGGCGCTTATAGACACGACGAGGGCGGCACATTACTTGACTTTTGGACTGATGGGGAAAATTTGGGGGGTGTTagatgggtgggtgggaggggaggatatggtggtgaagaagggggcgatggagggggtggggaggttggaggagaaggtgagggagaatTTTGTGCGGACTAGATGGAGGAAGATGCCGGAGTGA
- a CDS encoding hypothetical protein (EggNog:ENOG503P5UX; COG:A) → MSRNGTTLYVTGFSHGTRARDLAYEFERYGRLVRCDIPAPRSASSRLFAFVEYEDRRDADDAYHDMHNKRIGRDDILKIEWARTPPSASWRFDRNERDGRPRRSSPRRRSPSPRRSTRDYSPRKDDRRERDRDRDYDRDRRDTRDRSRSPDRERDRDVKEDRDREDRDRRENGTNGDDRKALDSPERAAHDDLDIAE, encoded by the exons ATGTCTCGCAACGGCACTACCCTCTACGTGACCGGTTTCAGCCACGGAACTCGCGCGCGCGACCTCGCGTACGAATTCGAGCG ATATGGCCGTCTGGTCCGTTGTGACATTCCGGCTCCTCGCTCTGCCTCCAGCAGACT CTTCGCTTTCGTCGAGTACGAGGACCGCCGTGACGCGGACGACGCGTATCATGATATGCACAACAAGCGCATTGGCCGTGATGACATCTTGAAGATTGAG TGGGCTCGCACTCCCCCCTCTGCTTCGTGGAGATTCGACCGCAACGAGCGTGATGGCCGCCCTCGCCGTTCTTctccccgccgccgctcTCCCAGTCCTAGACGCAGCACCCGTGACTACTCCCCCAGAAAGGATGACCGTCGGGAGCGTGATCGCGATAGAGACTACGACCGCGACCGTCGTGACACCCGTGATCGTTCTCGCAGCCCTGATCG TGAGCGGGATCGTGATGTCAAGGAAGACCGCGACCGTGAAGACCGTGACCGCCGCGAGAATGGCACTAACGGTGATGACAGAAAAG CCCTGGACAGCCCTGAACGTGCCGCCCACGACGATCTCGATATTGCCGAATAA
- the ARE2_2 gene encoding Sterol O-acyltransferase 2 (Sterol-ester synthase 2) (EggNog:ENOG503NXII; COG:I), translating to MAVLANGEDNGAMDSTVAFNGFHYGRNSGSEAARPGISSIESSTTTSEEEFGTDLSLSRQKTVAAQSCRGDYQPSTPPSSFSQPTPSTPPLTPKSTTPVVKSEQNKRKHHHLHHHKQFTTPIFTPSLTTFDRHNPLATSSPFFGFYTLFWMSVFLFVVKIGADNWREYGNVLGTHEILSTMFAPGKEVVVLGLADGVMCGLTGVGLFIQRGLVLRGGVNWDGSGWVVQHVWQTGFMAGVVGFTLWRGWPWTHTVFFVMHGVVMVMKMHSFGFYNGYLSGLWKRREGLKGRVERLEKGVITEGVASSVEKADNTATTTTLRRHGEGEETDMLKEVNMLKSEIEALTEELKGKATDPSRAYPNNLTVWNHYEYIVFPTVVYELEYPRSNKINVYYALEKLVACFGIIFVMIMISQAFIYPVVMQTVEMKAQNMPLAKRFKQFPWMLLDLIFPFMMEYLLVWYLIWETILNFLAEITYFADRSFYDAWWNCVSWDQFARDWNRPVHNFLLRHVYHSSISTFKVNRHTATLITFGLSACVHELVMWCIFKKLRGYLLVLQMCQLPLVRLSRTRWLKNRATLGNMIFWLGIFTGPSVLCSLYLIL from the exons ATGGCGGTGCTAGCCAACGGTGAGGATAACGGTGCGATGGATTCGACGGTGGCATTCAACGGCTTTCATTATGGCCGTAACTCGGGGTCGGAGGCGGCTCGGCCGGGGATATCGTCGATTGAGAGCTCGACTACTAcgagtgaggaggagtttgggacGGATTTATCGCTTTCGAGGCAGAAGACAGTTGCTGCGCAGTCTTGTCGCGGTGACTACCAGCCGTCGACACCACCATCGTCGTTTTctcaaccaacaccatcgacgCCACCCCTCACACCTAAGTCTACTACACCTGTTGTCAAATCAGAGCAAAATAAGAGGaaacaccatcaccttcaccaccacaaacaaTTCACCACCCCGATCTTCACTCCCTCGTTGACAACATTTGACCGGCACAATCccctcgccacctcctccccgttcTTCGGATTTTACACCCTGTTTTGGATGTCTGTTTTTTTGTTCGTGGTCAAGATTGGGGCGGATAACTGGAGGGAATATGGCAATGTGCTTGGGACGCACGAGATTCTGTCGACGATGTTTGCTCCTGGGAAGGAGGTAGTGGTGTTGGGTCTGGCGGACGGGGTGATGTGTGGGTTGActggggttgggttgtttATACAacgggggttggtgttgagggggggggtgaatTGGGATGGGTCCGGGTGGGTGGTTCAGCATGTTTGGCAGACGGGGTTTatggctggggtggtgggttttactctttggagggggtggccgTGGACGCATacggttttttttgttatgcatggggttgtgatggtgatgaagatgcaTAGTTTTGGGTTTTATAATGGGTATTTGTCTgggttgtggaagaggagggaggggttgaaggggagggtggagaggttggaaaagggggtgatAACTGAGGGAGTTGCCAGCTCTGTTGAGAAGGCGGATAAcaccgcaacaacaacaactctaAGACGGcatggggaaggggaagaaacTGATATGCTCAAGGAAGTCAACATGCTCAAAAGTGAAATCGAGGCTCTTACtgaggagctcaagggcAAGGCAACAGATCCGTCGAGGGCATACCCAAATAACCTCACCGTCTGGAACCACTACGAGTACATTGTCTTCCCGACGGTGGTCTACGAACTCGAATACCCCCGCTCCAACAAAATCAACGTCTACTACGCCCTCGAGAAACTGGTCGCCTGCTTCGGCATCATCTTTGTCATGATCATGATCTCCCAGGCCTTTATCTACCCGGTCGTGATGCAGACTGTGGAGATGAAGGCGCAGAACATGCCCCTGGCCAAACGGTTCAAGCAGTTTCCCTGGATGCTGCTGGACCTGATCTTCCCGTTCATGATGGAGTACCTGCTGGTGTGGTATCTGATCTGGGAGACCATCTTGAACTTTTTGGCCGAGATCACGTACTTTGCCGACAGGAGCTTCTATGATGCGTGGTGGAACTGTGTGAGCTGGGATCAGTTTGCTAGGGACTGGAACAGGCCGGTGCATAATTTCTTGCTAAGGCATGTTTATCATAGCTCCATCTCGACGTTCAAGGTCAACAGGCATACGGCGACGCTGATTACGTTTGGGCTGTCGGCTTGTGTGCATGAgctggtgatgtggtgtatTTTTAAGAAGTTGAGGGGGTacttgttggtgttgcagaTGTGCCAGTTGCCG ttggtgaggttgagtaGGACCAGATGGCTCAAGAATAGAGCAACGCTTGGGAATATGATATTCTGGCTGGGGATATTCACTGGGCCGAGTGTGCTGTGTAGTCTGTATCTAATTCTGTAA
- a CDS encoding hypothetical protein (EggNog:ENOG503NU65; COG:C): protein MSAQQSHTPQNARAETQTETNTPTRSTTVATMAPPPPDQLGPTTYVRSFISQPVTAAFMAGGVAGAVSRTVVSPLERLKILFQVQSAGRDAYKLSVGKALIKMWKEEGWRGFMRGNGTNCIRIVPYSAVQFGSYNFYKRRFFERHPDDSLTPLSRLTCGGIAGITSVTVTYPLDIVRTRLSIQSASFAELGERPKKLPGMWQTMAVMYKTEGGFPALYRGIVPTVAGVAPYVGLNFMVYEYVRQYLTLEGEQNPSHVRKLAAGAISGAVAQTCTYPL, encoded by the exons ATGTCGGCGCAACAGTCTCACACACCCCAAAACGCGAGAGCAGAAACACAAACCGAgaccaacacccccaccagGTCAACAACTGTTGCTACGAtggcgccaccaccaccagatcAGCTCGGCCCGACGACCTACGTTCGTTCGTTCATCTCACAACCAGTAACGGCTGCTTTCATGGCTGGCGGAGTGGCGGGTGCTGTGTCGAGAACGGTGGTGTCACCTCTCGAGCGCCTCAAGATTCTGTTCCAGGTCCAGAGCGCGGGGAGGGACGCATACAAGCTCAGTGTGGGCAAAGCGTTGATAAAgatgtggaaggaggagggctggCGCGGGTTTATGAGAGGCAATGGCACGAACTGCATCCGCATCGTGCCCTACTCGGCCGTCCAGTTTGGGAGCTATAATTTCTATAAGAGG AGGTTCTTCGAGAGACATCCCGACGACAGCCTGACGCCCCTGTCCCGCCTGACGTGCGGTGGCATTGCTGGTATTACCTCTGTTACTGTTACCTACCCGCTCGACATCGTGCGAACAAGACTCTCGATTCAGTCCGCGTCCTTTGCCGAGCTGGGGGAAAGACCAAAAAAGCTTCCGGGCATGTGGCAGACCATGGCGGTTATGTACAAGACTGAGGGTGGATTTCCTGCCTTGTACAGGGGTATCGTTCCGACGGTGGCTGGTGTTGCGCCATAC GTCGGTCTGAACTTCATGGTCTATGAATATGTCCGGCAATACTTGACACTGGAAGGCGAGCAGAACCCCAGCCATGTTAGGAAACTGGCCGCTGGTGCGATCTCTGGCGCCGTTGCGCAGACATGCACATACCCATTGTAA
- a CDS encoding hypothetical protein (EggNog:ENOG503NY99), with protein SLHKPPSTRSSKSNLPLPSVFVERITICTRKRGMYAMAFLGFFSLLAAPYIASTVVSAVQTCISTRQLDPSTSSTSTLFITNITVPGNMEQDNPKNLPRDPNRKPPNGFSNIFSEQGSYEWLRSTSWHYGRVEEGGEVFIRNPTPPRHLPHNLLLQPRTHQSCQIAPRREAYNINQYTHSYKPLDLRPGKNSLYSGTNQQAIFTTTLSQHSTRAREIGAVFRGVEIRTKAIITEIHELTRTILALPHNLRFIREVPNAKEQIITRCSTVYLYSRHGLNNLRPASVITERLCTWEWDLVGLTEKHTTNYWGDQARLNDQEVARYRQLSKDTLSWIGWDLWAKCDRQCKFDEICAIPTRPVVCAPGLPQGGIYSAHPPKLSEDEMLDFWSPKCIN; from the exons tcgttacaTAAGCCGCCTTCGACTCGAAGCTCTAAATCCAATCTTCCTTTACCTAGTGTTTTCGTAGAGAGGATAACAATTTGCACGCGCAAGCGTGGCATGTATGCCATGGCATTTCTGGGGTTCTTTAGCCTTTTAGCTGCGCCATATATT GCATCTACGGTGGTTTCGGCCGTTCAAACTTGCATCTCTACCAGACAACTCGAcccctcaacatcatctaCTTCCACG CTCTTTATCACTAATATTACCGTACCCGGCAACATGGAACAGGATAATCCAAAAAACCTCCCACGCGACCCCAACCGCAAACCACCCAACGGTTTCAGCAACATATTCTCAGAGCAGGGGTCATACGAGTGGCTCCGCAGCACATCGTGGCATTACGGTCgagttgaagaggggggggaggtgtttaTCAGAAACCCGACTCCACCTCGACATCTACCGCATAATCTCCTTTTGCAACCCAGAACTCACCAGTCTTGCCAAATCGCACCACGCCGGGAAGCTT ATAATATAAACCAATACACTCATAGTTACAAACCATTAGATCTTCGACCTGGAAAGAACAGCCTATATTCAGGTACAAACCAGCAAGCTatattcaccaccaccctctcccaacaCAGCACCCGAGCCCGTGAGATTGGCGCAGTGTTTCGAGGAGTGGAAATCAGAACCAAAGCGATCATTACCGAAATCCACGAACTTACACGTACAATCCTAGCCT TACCACATAATCTCCGATTCATCAGAGAGGTCCCCAACGCCAAAGAGCAGATTATAACCCGGTGTTCAACAGTATACCTATACAGCAGGCATGGACTTAACAACCTTCGGCCGGCCAG CGTCATCACGGAAAGGCTTTGCACATGGGAATGGGACCTCGTTGGTTTGACTGAGAAACATACAACAAACTACTGGGGTGATCAGGCTCGGCTCAACGATCAGGAAGTAGCACGATACAGACAGCTCAGCAAAGACACTCTGTCATGGATTGGGTGGGATCTGTGGGCAAAGTGTGACAGACAGTGCAAGTTTGAT GAGATCTGTGCAATCCCGACCCGGCCGGTTGTCTGTGCTCCGGGTTTGCCACAGGGCGGAATTTACTCTGCCCATCCGCCAAAGCTTTCAGAAGACGAGATGCTCGACTTCTGGAGCCCAAAATGTATCAATTGA